One stretch of Streptomyces hygroscopicus DNA includes these proteins:
- a CDS encoding amino acid:proton symporter, whose amino-acid sequence MALTAVGLGSIIGSGWLFGAERAASLAGPAAILAWVIGAAVALTIALTYSELGSMFPKAGGMVRYGQYSHGSLAGYLAAWANWIAIVSVIPGEATASVQYMSSWDFGWAKALYDGKELTGSGVALASVLLLFYFFLNWFAITLFAKTNTAITVFKVVVPTLTAGALLLSHFDTGNVTGHGGFTPNGWSSVFTAVAVSGIVWAYNGFQSPLNMAGEARNPGKSLPKAVISSILISLVIYVALQIAFLTAVPAADLQHGGWSGLSFNSPLADLSLAWGLNWLAMLLYADAFISPSGTGMIYAATTSRMIQGVQENGHLPSIFGKVDPKTGIPRPALLLNLGIAFIFLAVFRGWGSLAEIVSVATVISYITGPVAVMSLRRLSPDLPRPVKLRAMPVIAPIAMVFGSLVLYWARWPLTGKVIFIMAIGLPIWAWYELRKPWAELRPHLAAGAWMVTYLLVMAAVSWAGGKEFGGRGYLPGGWDILVVALIGLVFYVWGVRSAWRNPTLLEAERELGTAPAGEDSEDSEDDDRAKADARV is encoded by the coding sequence GTGGCCCTCACCGCCGTGGGTCTCGGGTCGATCATTGGCTCCGGCTGGCTCTTCGGCGCCGAGCGCGCCGCCTCGCTGGCCGGACCCGCCGCCATCCTGGCCTGGGTGATCGGCGCCGCCGTCGCCCTGACCATCGCCCTGACCTACTCCGAGCTGGGTTCGATGTTCCCCAAGGCCGGCGGCATGGTCCGGTACGGCCAGTACTCCCACGGCTCGCTGGCCGGATATCTGGCCGCCTGGGCCAACTGGATCGCCATCGTCTCCGTGATCCCCGGTGAGGCCACCGCCTCCGTGCAGTACATGAGCTCCTGGGACTTCGGCTGGGCCAAGGCGCTGTACGACGGGAAGGAGCTGACCGGCAGCGGTGTCGCGCTCGCGTCCGTGCTGCTGCTCTTCTACTTCTTCCTCAACTGGTTCGCGATCACCCTCTTCGCGAAGACCAACACCGCGATCACCGTCTTCAAGGTGGTCGTGCCGACCCTGACCGCCGGGGCCCTGCTGCTGTCGCACTTCGACACCGGCAATGTCACCGGCCACGGCGGCTTCACCCCCAATGGCTGGAGCTCCGTGTTCACCGCGGTCGCCGTCTCCGGCATCGTCTGGGCCTACAACGGCTTCCAGTCCCCGCTCAACATGGCCGGTGAGGCCCGCAACCCCGGGAAGTCGCTGCCCAAGGCCGTCATCAGCTCGATCCTCATCTCGCTGGTGATCTACGTCGCGCTGCAGATCGCCTTCCTGACCGCCGTCCCCGCCGCGGATCTGCAGCACGGCGGCTGGTCCGGGCTCTCCTTCAACTCCCCGCTCGCCGATCTGTCCCTGGCCTGGGGCCTGAACTGGCTGGCGATGCTGCTGTACGCCGACGCCTTCATCTCCCCGTCCGGCACCGGCATGATCTACGCGGCCACCACCTCCCGCATGATCCAGGGCGTCCAGGAGAACGGCCATCTGCCGAGCATCTTCGGCAAGGTCGACCCCAAGACCGGCATCCCGCGCCCGGCGCTGCTGCTCAACCTGGGGATCGCCTTCATCTTCCTCGCGGTCTTCCGCGGCTGGGGCTCGCTGGCCGAGATTGTCTCCGTCGCGACCGTGATCTCGTACATCACCGGTCCGGTCGCCGTGATGTCGCTGCGCCGCCTCTCCCCGGACCTGCCGCGCCCGGTGAAGCTGCGCGCGATGCCGGTGATCGCGCCGATCGCGATGGTCTTCGGTTCGCTGGTGCTGTACTGGGCCCGCTGGCCGCTCACCGGCAAGGTCATCTTCATCATGGCGATCGGGCTGCCGATCTGGGCCTGGTACGAGCTGCGCAAGCCGTGGGCAGAGCTTCGGCCGCATCTGGCCGCCGGTGCCTGGATGGTCACGTATCTGCTGGTCATGGCGGCGGTGTCGTGGGCCGGTGGCAAGGAGTTCGGTGGCCGCGGCTATCTGCCGGGTGGCTGGGACATCCTGGTCGTCGCCCTGATCGGGCTGGTCTTCTACGTCTGGGGTGTACGCAGCGCATGGCGCAATCCGACGCTGCTGGAGGCCGAGCGCGAGCTGGGCACCGCCCCGGCCGGTGAGGACAGTGAGGACAGTGAGGACGACGACCGGGCGAAGGCCGACGCGCGCGTCTGA
- a CDS encoding DNA mismatch repair protein MutT, translating into MSVRVVVGGAVFDRGRLLAARRSAPPELAGRWELPGGKAEPGETPPQTLVRELREELGVEVEPLEPLPGEWPLKPGYVLRVWTAALRSGEPRPLEDHDELRWLPPDRVDEVDWLDEDRPAVAEAVRRLRAAEGAGQGAEQGAGQGAEQSVEQGAEGAPPRTP; encoded by the coding sequence ATGAGCGTGCGTGTGGTGGTGGGTGGAGCGGTGTTCGACCGGGGGCGGCTGCTGGCCGCGCGGCGCAGCGCCCCGCCCGAGCTCGCGGGCCGCTGGGAGCTGCCCGGCGGTAAGGCCGAGCCCGGGGAGACCCCGCCGCAGACGCTCGTCCGCGAACTGCGCGAGGAGCTCGGGGTCGAGGTCGAGCCGCTCGAACCGCTGCCGGGGGAGTGGCCCTTGAAGCCCGGCTATGTGCTGCGGGTGTGGACCGCGGCCCTGCGCTCCGGTGAGCCGCGCCCGCTGGAGGACCACGACGAGCTGCGCTGGCTTCCCCCGGACCGGGTGGACGAGGTCGACTGGCTGGACGAGGACCGCCCCGCGGTGGCCGAGGCGGTCCGCCGGCTGCGCGCGGCCGAGGGTGCCGGGCAGGGCGCCGAACAGGGTGCCGGGCAAGGCGCTGAGCAGAGTGTCGAACAGGGCGCCGAGGGCGCTCCTCCGCGTACCCCTTGA
- a CDS encoding PAS/PAC sensor protein, which produces MSEKPAGADIPEETVGSQVSPVSQGSSVPDMSPMSSMSAVWQSSPPGSIYDYIQVASFALGPDGRIAQWSERAAELLGLTARQAIGKDPVEAFVPPEYQETGHRAVADILDGREWTGLVPYRSPQAPSGHGIAEVYVMPAQDEDGKRAALCIAVDVSALRGLETDLASSQAVFGQSPLGFFLFGTDLRMLRVNERFAKVFGRPAEEYRGVTPHDLLPRGEADRLAAALRQVLDSGQALTDMPLMGQTPGSADRRRWSVSLYRLHSGSGRPIGIAGLATDVTGRRRAEQEAAGVRRNLALLNEAGARIGTSLDLETTARELLDVAVPQFCDLASVDLYQGLLSGDETPPGLADGSAELRRVAFASAVSDGPVAFGDICRVNTAEDPKPIQVGEVHRYPFNSLCAHALRTAQVRVVPGRDGSESLELGAMLQSTLVVPMVARDTVVGLAQFSRTKGSEPFGERDRALAVELAARAAVSIDNARLYRREHERALILQRSLLPPGDPEAAGLDIACRYLPGNAATEVGGDWFDVIELPGHRTALVVGDVMGRGLRAAVAMGELRTAVRTLALLDLEPAEVLSALDEIALGLGTPGGSHAGARPGSRARGSKADDSSDLTEVYLATCVYAVYDPVTRRCTFANAGHPPPVLVEPGENALLMEVPPGMPLGVGGEPFEEIEVELPDGALLALYTDGLVESRDHTLDEGLQALRAALDTPEGADGGNAAAGSLEDVCDHVLSTLDTHHGEDDIALLMARVQGLSAESVGDWHLPSAPQSVGRARELAREQLESWGLDGLVDTTELLVSELVTNALRYGEGEIRLRLLLDRTLVCEVWDGGLVQPRRRRARDTDEGGRGLQLVGLLSAGWGSRRTPFGKTVWFELALPDGRSSGPDSVEALLSLW; this is translated from the coding sequence ATGAGCGAGAAGCCAGCGGGGGCTGATATCCCCGAGGAGACGGTTGGTTCGCAGGTGTCGCCGGTGTCACAAGGGTCTTCGGTGCCGGACATGTCGCCCATGTCCTCGATGTCGGCGGTGTGGCAGAGCAGCCCGCCCGGCTCGATCTATGACTACATCCAGGTCGCTTCCTTCGCGCTGGGGCCCGACGGCCGGATCGCGCAGTGGAGCGAACGGGCCGCGGAACTGCTGGGGCTGACGGCGCGCCAGGCCATCGGCAAGGATCCGGTGGAGGCGTTCGTACCGCCCGAGTACCAGGAGACCGGCCATCGCGCGGTCGCCGACATTCTGGACGGCCGGGAGTGGACCGGGCTGGTCCCCTACCGTAGCCCCCAGGCGCCGAGCGGACATGGCATCGCCGAGGTCTATGTGATGCCCGCTCAGGATGAGGACGGGAAGCGGGCCGCGCTCTGTATCGCGGTGGACGTCAGTGCGTTGCGCGGGCTGGAAACCGATCTTGCTTCTTCACAGGCCGTTTTCGGTCAATCTCCGCTCGGTTTCTTCCTCTTCGGGACCGATCTCCGGATGCTCCGGGTCAATGAGCGTTTTGCGAAGGTTTTCGGCCGCCCCGCCGAGGAATACCGCGGGGTGACCCCGCACGATCTGCTGCCGCGCGGCGAGGCCGACCGGCTGGCCGCCGCCCTGCGCCAGGTCCTGGACTCCGGGCAGGCGCTGACCGATATGCCGCTCATGGGCCAGACTCCGGGCAGCGCCGACCGCCGCCGCTGGTCGGTCTCGCTCTACCGGCTGCACAGCGGCTCCGGCCGCCCCATCGGCATCGCCGGACTGGCCACGGACGTCACCGGCCGCCGCCGCGCCGAACAGGAGGCCGCGGGCGTACGGCGCAATCTGGCGCTGCTGAACGAGGCGGGGGCCCGAATAGGCACCTCGCTCGATCTGGAGACCACCGCCCGGGAGCTGCTGGACGTGGCCGTGCCGCAGTTCTGCGACCTGGCCTCCGTCGACCTCTACCAGGGGCTGCTCTCCGGCGACGAGACCCCGCCCGGACTCGCCGACGGCAGCGCCGAGTTGCGCCGCGTCGCCTTCGCCAGCGCGGTCTCCGACGGCCCGGTCGCCTTCGGCGACATCTGCCGCGTCAACACCGCCGAGGACCCCAAGCCCATCCAGGTCGGCGAGGTCCACCGCTACCCCTTCAACTCCCTGTGCGCCCACGCCCTGCGCACCGCCCAGGTCCGGGTCGTCCCCGGCCGGGACGGCAGTGAGAGCCTGGAGCTCGGCGCCATGCTGCAGTCCACCCTCGTGGTGCCGATGGTCGCCCGCGACACCGTCGTGGGCCTGGCCCAGTTCTCCCGCACCAAGGGCAGCGAGCCCTTCGGCGAACGGGACCGCGCGCTCGCCGTCGAGCTGGCCGCCCGCGCCGCCGTCAGCATCGACAACGCCCGGTTGTACCGCAGAGAACATGAACGCGCGCTGATACTGCAGCGCAGCCTGCTCCCGCCCGGCGACCCGGAGGCCGCCGGGCTCGACATCGCCTGCCGCTATCTGCCGGGGAACGCGGCGACCGAGGTGGGCGGCGACTGGTTCGACGTGATCGAGCTGCCCGGGCACCGCACCGCGCTGGTGGTCGGCGACGTGATGGGGCGGGGGCTGCGCGCCGCCGTGGCCATGGGCGAACTGCGCACCGCCGTACGCACCCTCGCCCTGCTCGACCTGGAGCCCGCCGAGGTGCTCTCCGCGCTGGACGAGATCGCCCTCGGCCTCGGCACACCGGGCGGCTCGCACGCCGGCGCGCGGCCGGGATCGCGCGCCCGCGGCAGCAAGGCCGACGACTCGTCCGACCTGACCGAGGTCTATCTCGCCACCTGCGTCTACGCCGTCTACGACCCGGTCACCCGCCGCTGTACCTTCGCCAACGCCGGACATCCGCCCCCCGTCCTGGTGGAACCGGGTGAGAACGCCCTGCTGATGGAGGTCCCGCCCGGCATGCCGCTCGGCGTCGGCGGCGAGCCGTTCGAGGAGATCGAGGTCGAGCTCCCCGACGGCGCGCTGCTGGCCCTCTACACGGACGGTCTGGTCGAGTCCCGCGACCACACCCTCGACGAGGGACTCCAGGCCCTGCGCGCGGCCCTCGACACCCCCGAGGGCGCCGACGGCGGTAACGCCGCGGCCGGATCCCTCGAGGACGTCTGCGACCACGTCCTGAGCACCCTCGACACCCACCACGGCGAGGATGACATCGCCCTGCTGATGGCCCGGGTGCAGGGCCTGTCGGCCGAGTCGGTCGGCGACTGGCACCTTCCCAGCGCCCCGCAGTCCGTGGGCCGGGCCCGCGAACTGGCCCGGGAGCAGCTCGAGTCCTGGGGTCTTGACGGTCTGGTGGACACCACCGAGCTGCTGGTCAGCGAGCTGGTGACCAACGCCCTGCGGTACGGCGAGGGCGAGATCAGGCTGCGGCTGCTGCTGGACCGCACGCTGGTGTGCGAGGTCTGGGACGGCGGTCTGGTCCAGCCCCGGCGGCGGCGCGCCCGGGACACCGACGAGGGCGGGCGCGGGCTGCAGCTGGTCGGGCTGCTCAGCGCGGGCTGGGGGAGCCGCAGGACCCCGTTCGGCAAGACCGTCTGGTTCGAGCTGGCCCTGCCGGACGGCCGGTCCTCGGGGCCGGACTCGGTGGAGGCGCTGCTCAGCCTCTGGTGA
- a CDS encoding fumarate reductase, whose amino-acid sequence MSAYEAHFRVWRGDQDGGGLKDFHVEVNDGEVVLDIVHRLQATQAPDLAVRWNCKAGKCGSCSAEVNGRPRLLCMTRMSVFDRAETITITPLRAFPVVRDLVTDVSFNYTKAREVPSFVPPEGVGPGEYRMWQEDVGRSQEFRKCIECFLCQDTCHVVRDFEENKEAFAGPRFLMRVAELDMHPLDAAADTGLDRKRTAQEEHGLGYCNITKCCTEVCPEQIKITDNALIPLKERAVDRKYDPLVWLGNKIRRRGQ is encoded by the coding sequence GTGAGTGCGTACGAGGCCCACTTCCGGGTGTGGCGGGGCGACCAGGACGGCGGCGGTCTGAAGGACTTCCACGTCGAGGTCAACGACGGCGAGGTCGTGCTCGACATCGTCCACCGGCTGCAGGCGACCCAGGCCCCCGATCTGGCGGTCCGCTGGAACTGCAAGGCGGGCAAATGCGGTTCGTGCAGCGCCGAGGTCAACGGCCGCCCCCGGCTGCTGTGCATGACCCGGATGTCGGTGTTCGACCGGGCCGAGACGATCACCATCACCCCGCTGCGGGCCTTCCCGGTGGTGCGGGATCTGGTGACGGACGTGTCGTTCAACTACACCAAGGCCCGCGAGGTGCCGTCCTTCGTCCCCCCGGAAGGGGTGGGGCCGGGCGAGTACCGGATGTGGCAGGAGGACGTGGGGCGGTCGCAGGAGTTCCGCAAGTGCATCGAATGCTTCCTGTGCCAGGACACCTGCCATGTGGTGCGGGACTTCGAGGAGAACAAGGAGGCGTTCGCCGGGCCGCGGTTCCTGATGCGGGTCGCGGAGCTGGACATGCATCCGCTGGACGCGGCGGCCGACACCGGGCTGGACCGCAAGCGCACCGCCCAGGAGGAGCACGGACTGGGCTACTGCAACATCACCAAGTGCTGTACGGAGGTCTGCCCCGAGCAGATCAAGATCACCGACAATGCGCTGATCCCGCTCAAGGAGCGGGCGGTGGACCGTAAGTACGATCCGCTGGTCTGGCTCGGCAACAAGATCCGGCGCCGGGGGCAGTAG
- a CDS encoding succinate dehydrogenase has product MTQVERQAWDVVVIGAGGAGLRAAIEAREQGMRCAVICKSLFGKAHTVMAEGGIAASMGNVNERDNWQVHFRDTMRGGKFLNHWRMAELHAQEAPDRVWELETWGALFDRTPEGKISQRNFGGHEYPRLAHVGDRTGLELIRTLQQKIVSLQQEDKAATGDYESRLKVFQECTVTRIVKDGDRVAGVFGYERESGRFFALEAPAVVLATGGIGKSFKVTSNSWEYTGDGHALALLAGAPLINMEFVQFHPTGMVWPPSVKGILVTESVRGDGGVLRNSEGKRFMFDYIPDVFKEKYAQSEGEADRWYEDPDHNRRPPELLPRDEVARAINAEVKAGRGSPHGGVFLDVSTRMSPEVIKRRLPSMHHQFKELADVDITAEPMEVGPTCHYVMGGVDVDPDTAAAAGVPGLFAAGEVAGGMHGSNRLGGNSLSDLLVFGRRAGLHAARYAQETAASGTRPVPDETQLDLAAAEALRPFSAEAGEPDESAGPAGPPENPYTLHQELQQSMNDLVGIIRKAGEMEEALHRLASLRVRARRAGVEGHRQFNPGWHLAIDLRNMLLVSECVARAALERTESRGGHTRDDCPEMDRGWRRLNLVCRLSDPSGGLAAPDTGHGQIRLERREMPPIRPDLLNLFEKDELVKYLTDEELTQ; this is encoded by the coding sequence ATGACGCAAGTCGAGCGGCAGGCGTGGGACGTGGTCGTGATCGGCGCGGGCGGCGCCGGGCTGCGGGCCGCGATCGAGGCCCGCGAGCAGGGCATGCGCTGCGCCGTCATCTGCAAGTCGCTGTTCGGCAAGGCCCATACCGTGATGGCCGAGGGCGGCATCGCCGCCAGCATGGGCAATGTCAACGAGCGCGACAACTGGCAGGTGCACTTCCGCGACACCATGCGCGGGGGCAAGTTCCTCAACCACTGGCGGATGGCCGAGCTGCACGCCCAGGAGGCCCCGGACCGGGTCTGGGAGCTGGAGACCTGGGGCGCGCTCTTCGACCGCACCCCGGAGGGCAAGATCTCCCAGCGGAACTTCGGCGGCCATGAGTACCCCCGCCTCGCCCATGTCGGGGACCGCACCGGCCTGGAGCTGATCCGCACCCTCCAGCAGAAGATCGTCTCCCTGCAGCAGGAGGACAAGGCCGCGACCGGCGACTACGAGTCCCGGCTGAAGGTCTTCCAGGAGTGCACGGTCACCCGGATCGTCAAGGACGGCGACCGGGTCGCCGGTGTCTTCGGCTACGAGCGCGAGTCGGGCCGTTTCTTCGCGCTGGAGGCCCCGGCCGTGGTGCTGGCCACCGGCGGTATCGGCAAGTCCTTCAAGGTGACCTCCAACTCCTGGGAGTACACCGGCGACGGCCACGCGCTGGCGCTGCTCGCGGGCGCCCCGCTGATCAACATGGAGTTCGTGCAGTTCCATCCGACCGGTATGGTCTGGCCGCCCTCGGTGAAGGGGATCCTGGTCACCGAGTCGGTGCGCGGCGACGGCGGGGTGCTGCGCAACAGCGAGGGCAAGCGCTTCATGTTCGACTACATTCCGGACGTCTTCAAGGAGAAGTACGCGCAGTCCGAGGGCGAGGCCGACCGCTGGTACGAGGATCCGGACCACAACCGCCGCCCGCCCGAGCTGCTTCCCCGCGACGAGGTGGCCCGCGCCATCAACGCCGAGGTGAAGGCGGGCCGGGGCTCCCCGCACGGCGGGGTCTTCCTCGATGTGTCCACCCGGATGTCCCCCGAGGTCATCAAGCGGCGGCTGCCCTCCATGCACCACCAGTTCAAGGAGCTCGCGGACGTCGACATCACCGCCGAGCCCATGGAGGTGGGCCCGACCTGTCACTACGTGATGGGCGGGGTGGACGTCGACCCGGACACCGCGGCCGCGGCCGGGGTGCCCGGTCTGTTCGCCGCCGGCGAGGTCGCGGGCGGAATGCACGGCTCCAACCGGCTCGGCGGCAACTCCCTCTCCGATCTGCTGGTCTTCGGGCGCCGCGCCGGGCTCCATGCGGCCCGCTATGCCCAGGAGACCGCGGCCTCGGGCACCCGTCCGGTGCCGGACGAGACCCAGCTGGACCTGGCGGCGGCCGAGGCGCTGCGCCCGTTCAGCGCCGAGGCCGGTGAGCCGGACGAGAGCGCGGGTCCGGCCGGGCCACCGGAGAACCCGTACACCCTCCACCAGGAGCTGCAGCAGTCGATGAACGACCTGGTGGGGATCATCCGGAAGGCCGGGGAGATGGAGGAGGCGCTGCACCGGCTGGCCAGTCTGCGGGTCCGGGCGCGCCGCGCCGGGGTCGAGGGGCACCGGCAGTTCAACCCCGGCTGGCATCTGGCCATCGATCTGCGCAACATGCTGCTGGTCAGCGAGTGCGTGGCCCGTGCCGCGCTGGAGCGGACCGAGAGCCGTGGCGGGCACACCCGCGACGACTGCCCGGAGATGGACCGCGGATGGCGGCGGCTCAATCTGGTCTGCCGGCTCTCCGACCCCTCGGGCGGGCTGGCGGCACCCGACACCGGACACGGCCAGATCCGGCTGGAGCGGCGCGAGATGCCGCCCATCCGGCCCGATCTGCTGAACCTGTTCGAGAAGGACGAGCTGGTGAAGTACCTGACGGACGAGGAGCTGACCCAGTGA
- a CDS encoding membrane protein has translation MATGTDPQATTPAPAGGGTAPHGVHGASRAAIPARHLRSDRWWLSPAITAAGLFAFIVYSTWRAFAGDDYYAEPYVSPFYSPCVAQNCVPMKGGANWEIFGAWWGLSPALLILIFPLGFRLTCYYYRKAYYRGFWASPPACAVAEPRAKYTGETRFPLILQNIHRYFFYFAVIVAGILTYDTVLGFRDEHGRWGHMGLGTLVLLANIALIWAYTLSCHSCRHIVGGRMKHFSRHPVRYRLWGWVSGLNARHMQLAWASLISVAVADFYVYLVASGAFDDPRFF, from the coding sequence TTGGCCACAGGCACCGACCCCCAAGCCACCACACCCGCGCCCGCAGGCGGCGGGACGGCCCCGCACGGCGTGCACGGCGCCTCACGCGCCGCCATCCCCGCCCGCCATCTGCGCAGCGACCGCTGGTGGCTCTCCCCGGCGATCACCGCCGCCGGGCTGTTCGCGTTCATCGTCTACTCCACCTGGCGGGCCTTCGCCGGGGACGACTACTACGCAGAGCCGTATGTCTCCCCCTTCTACTCGCCCTGCGTCGCCCAGAACTGCGTGCCCATGAAGGGCGGCGCCAACTGGGAGATCTTCGGCGCATGGTGGGGCCTGTCCCCCGCGCTGCTGATCCTGATCTTCCCGCTGGGGTTCCGGCTCACCTGCTACTACTACCGCAAGGCGTATTACCGGGGCTTCTGGGCCTCGCCGCCCGCCTGCGCCGTCGCCGAGCCACGCGCCAAGTACACCGGCGAGACCCGCTTCCCGCTGATCCTGCAGAACATCCACCGCTACTTCTTCTACTTCGCGGTGATCGTCGCGGGGATCCTCACCTATGACACCGTGCTCGGCTTCCGGGACGAGCACGGCCGCTGGGGCCATATGGGACTGGGCACCCTGGTGCTGCTCGCCAACATCGCGCTGATCTGGGCGTACACCCTCTCCTGCCACTCCTGCCGCCATATCGTCGGCGGCCGGATGAAGCACTTCTCCCGGCACCCGGTGCGCTATCGGCTCTGGGGCTGGGTGAGCGGGCTCAACGCCCGCCATATGCAGCTGGCCTGGGCCTCTCTCATCAGCGTCGCCGTCGCGGACTTCTACGTCTACCTGGTGGCGAGCGGTGCCTTCGACGATCCCCGCTTTTTCTAG